Proteins co-encoded in one Nitrospira sp. genomic window:
- a CDS encoding sigma-54-dependent Fis family transcriptional regulator, with amino-acid sequence MEQENILVVDDDEGLLHLLKMRLSAMGFAVTPCTTGQDAVGEAKKTMFNLAITDLRLRGEDGLEVTEELLRSHPGLPVIILTAHGSIPNAVEAMQRGAFGYLTKPFDDKELKATIEKALAQQRMSREIQRLKSLVKELYGLENVVARSPEMQRLFQQIAQVAESDATILLLGETGTGKEVMARVIHTNSRRGKGSFVALNCAAIPETLFESELFGHVRGAFTSAHGAKRGLFQMANGGTLFLDEIGEMPLSMQVKLLRAVQEREIREVGAETSVKVDVRIIAATNKDLGEAVKNGTFRNDLYYRISVVPLSIPPLRDRRDDIPLLAQHFLQLSVKRSNKEVKGFTPAALHRLMINPWPGNVRELENVVEKAVVMSRQDMLTPDLLPAVSVSAESPLKPLTEAKEEFERTYLKTVLQLTSGNISRAAQFAGRYRADFYKMLRKYGLHPSTTKGKPDSEMGELESETSLTEAER; translated from the coding sequence ATGGAACAAGAAAATATTCTCGTAGTCGACGACGATGAGGGGTTGTTGCATTTATTGAAAATGCGGTTGTCCGCGATGGGGTTTGCCGTCACCCCCTGTACGACAGGGCAGGATGCTGTTGGTGAGGCGAAGAAAACGATGTTTAACTTGGCGATCACCGATCTGCGCCTTCGCGGCGAGGATGGGCTGGAGGTGACCGAAGAGCTACTTCGAAGTCACCCGGGGCTTCCGGTCATCATCCTGACGGCCCATGGGAGTATTCCCAATGCCGTCGAGGCGATGCAGCGGGGGGCGTTCGGGTATCTGACGAAGCCATTTGATGATAAGGAGCTGAAAGCCACGATCGAGAAAGCACTCGCGCAACAGCGGATGAGCCGGGAAATTCAGCGGCTCAAGTCGCTGGTCAAAGAACTATACGGACTCGAAAATGTCGTGGCGCGGAGTCCGGAGATGCAACGGCTCTTCCAGCAAATTGCACAGGTGGCCGAGTCGGATGCGACCATTTTGTTGCTTGGAGAAACCGGAACTGGCAAAGAGGTGATGGCTCGCGTCATCCATACGAACAGTCGGCGCGGGAAAGGTTCCTTCGTGGCACTCAACTGCGCCGCCATACCTGAAACACTGTTTGAGAGCGAGCTGTTCGGACATGTGAGGGGCGCGTTCACGAGCGCTCATGGTGCGAAGCGCGGATTGTTTCAAATGGCCAATGGCGGCACGTTGTTTCTCGACGAGATCGGCGAGATGCCGCTGTCCATGCAGGTCAAATTATTGCGCGCCGTACAGGAACGGGAGATTCGAGAGGTGGGGGCAGAGACCTCGGTCAAAGTGGATGTTCGCATCATTGCGGCGACCAATAAGGACCTCGGTGAGGCGGTGAAGAACGGGACGTTCCGCAACGATCTCTACTATCGAATCTCAGTGGTTCCTCTGTCCATCCCACCGCTGCGGGATCGCCGGGATGATATCCCGCTGCTGGCTCAACATTTTCTCCAACTCAGTGTGAAACGGTCGAATAAGGAGGTGAAGGGATTCACACCTGCAGCACTGCATCGATTGATGATCAATCCCTGGCCCGGCAATGTGCGCGAGTTGGAGAACGTGGTCGAGAAGGCCGTGGTGATGTCGCGGCAAGATATGCTCACGCCAGATTTGTTGCCGGCGGTCAGTGTGTCGGCCGAGTCACCGCTTAAGCCGCTGACGGAGGCCAAAGAAGAATTTGAGCGGACCTACTTGAAGACCGTCCTCCAATTGACGAGCGGAAATATCTCTCGTGCTGCGCAGTTTGCCGGCCGGTACAGAGCCGATTTTTATAAGATGCTGAGAAAATACGGCCTTCACCCGTCGACGACGAAGGGAAAGCCTGATTCCGAAATGGGCGAGCTAGAATCCGAAACAAGTTTGACCGAGGCGGAGCGATAG
- a CDS encoding formylglycine-generating enzyme family protein, translating to MTRAFLSWCVFFLAISHHPSVTGAEIPTDMALIPPGEFTMGSPEGSDGFPDERPERRVFLSGYFLDRFEVTNHAYDTFVQATGHRSPVNASQTATLWRNNRPIPDIEHHPVVNVSWEDAAAYCRWAGKRLPTEAEWEKAARGIDSRRYPWGNDWDFSRANSASVVNHK from the coding sequence ATGACCCGAGCTTTCCTCTCCTGGTGTGTATTCTTCCTTGCCATCAGCCATCATCCATCAGTTACAGGCGCTGAGATTCCCACAGACATGGCCCTGATTCCTCCAGGAGAGTTTACGATGGGAAGCCCCGAGGGAAGCGATGGTTTCCCTGATGAACGTCCGGAACGACGGGTCTTCCTCAGTGGATACTTCCTTGACCGTTTTGAGGTGACAAACCACGCCTATGACACCTTCGTCCAGGCAACAGGGCATCGCTCTCCGGTGAATGCAAGCCAGACCGCAACTCTCTGGAGGAACAATCGCCCCATCCCAGACATCGAACACCATCCTGTCGTGAACGTGAGTTGGGAAGATGCCGCCGCTTATTGCCGCTGGGCCGGGAAGCGCCTCCCCACCGAAGCCGAATGGGAGAAGGCTGCACGAGGGATCGACAGCCGACGCTACCCCTGGGGAAACGACTGGGACTTTTCCAGAGCCAACAGTGCTAGTGTAGTGAATCATAAGTAG
- a CDS encoding iron-containing redox enzyme family protein, translating to MKKSAFLESLLRVMDDKHHWAWEHFSSGQLSKTQLKTHFQHEYAVYVRDFPVFLSRILGTNPPLSVRHMLAENIYEEETGGLSLGQSHPELFLTMMEGLGFRRRDFEHARLLPAARTYRTWLEHMSSHRQWVIAAAVLTIFVEGSVKDRKEILAPPESKHPEDIESIISLHPLVRYHGVSPSRMDLIRAHQMVEAGHRHDAYDIVLNYTPPALRQSVLTGVKKSLSLWLNYRDAVARACGIKQLS from the coding sequence ATGAAGAAATCTGCGTTTCTCGAATCGCTCCTCCGGGTCATGGACGACAAGCATCACTGGGCCTGGGAGCATTTTTCTTCCGGCCAACTCAGCAAAACCCAGCTCAAAACTCACTTTCAGCATGAGTACGCCGTCTATGTTCGAGACTTTCCCGTCTTCTTATCACGAATCCTTGGAACAAATCCCCCGCTTTCAGTCCGCCATATGTTGGCGGAGAACATCTATGAGGAAGAAACCGGAGGGCTCTCACTGGGACAATCTCATCCTGAGCTTTTCCTGACGATGATGGAAGGATTGGGCTTCCGCCGACGGGATTTTGAACACGCCCGCCTGCTGCCCGCAGCTCGAACCTATCGTACCTGGCTAGAGCACATGTCGAGCCATCGCCAGTGGGTGATTGCCGCTGCGGTCTTGACCATCTTCGTTGAAGGCAGCGTGAAGGATCGCAAGGAGATTCTTGCGCCACCTGAGAGCAAACATCCGGAAGACATCGAATCCATCATCAGCCTTCATCCCTTGGTCCGGTATCATGGAGTTTCGCCAAGCCGAATGGACCTGATCCGAGCCCACCAGATGGTTGAAGCAGGCCATCGGCACGATGCCTACGATATAGTCCTCAATTACACACCGCCTGCGCTTCGGCAATCAGTGCTGACAGGGGTCAAAAAGAGCTTGTCTCTATGGCTGAACTATCGTGATGCGGTCGCTCGGGCCTGTGGCATCAAGCAACTTTCATGA
- a CDS encoding DUF2007 domain-containing protein, whose translation MIHLTNAQDVGELAMIKSLLDGNSIAYVVHGEHVSSLYPGMPFFVSRVMVDASDQARAEVLLSRLRLSIRETSA comes from the coding sequence ATGATTCATCTCACCAATGCCCAAGACGTCGGCGAGCTGGCGATGATCAAGAGCTTGCTCGACGGCAACAGCATCGCCTACGTCGTCCACGGGGAACATGTCAGTAGCCTCTATCCCGGTATGCCGTTCTTTGTCAGCCGTGTCATGGTCGACGCATCAGATCAGGCGCGTGCCGAAGTCCTTCTGAGCCGGCTCCGACTGTCTATCCGGGAGACGTCAGCCTAA
- a CDS encoding porin family protein gives MASQRARQSRSGKSTLKIIAVFLNSSDSRWWFILFNLPILIMCPIAELDEAEAEEAAEPLRKEWYVSGFLLRSYPIGGSLKVDGDKIPDTSFNSATGGGLKIGVFPSYKSVFGAEVELSGHGGSITAPQTVVGNTVRSTQLDTTQFNFMVNALARYPGDIIQPYAGVGLGFSILGLDGYTQSSDGILEPDGFAGFALQGIIGVRLLVTNHLFGFVEYKPMLFTGKEGDRCTICTKYSCQRRANCTTPPLHSLQFQSHCVAVGVGFRF, from the coding sequence ATGGCCTCCCAACGTGCCCGGCAGTCCAGATCAGGCAAATCCACGCTGAAAATTATTGCCGTGTTTCTCAACAGCTCCGACTCGCGTTGGTGGTTCATCCTTTTCAACCTACCAATACTGATTATGTGTCCCATCGCCGAACTCGACGAGGCCGAGGCTGAAGAAGCCGCTGAGCCTCTGCGGAAGGAATGGTATGTAAGCGGATTTCTTTTGCGTAGTTACCCGATCGGCGGCTCACTCAAAGTCGATGGCGACAAGATTCCGGACACCAGCTTTAATAGCGCAACGGGGGGAGGTCTCAAGATAGGCGTCTTCCCCTCATACAAGTCTGTGTTTGGTGCAGAGGTTGAGCTATCTGGTCATGGGGGATCAATCACGGCACCTCAAACGGTAGTAGGCAACACCGTACGCTCCACTCAATTGGATACAACTCAGTTCAACTTCATGGTCAATGCCCTCGCTCGATACCCCGGCGACATCATTCAGCCCTACGCAGGTGTCGGACTAGGATTCTCTATTCTGGGACTGGACGGCTACACACAAAGCTCCGACGGCATTCTCGAACCCGACGGATTTGCGGGGTTTGCCCTGCAAGGAATCATTGGAGTACGGCTGCTTGTCACAAACCATCTCTTCGGGTTCGTGGAATATAAACCTATGCTGTTTACTGGAAAGGAAGGTGACAGGTGTACTATCTGTACCAAGTACAGTTGCCAAAGACGAGCAAACTGTACGACGCCTCCGCTCCATAGCCTTCAATTTCAATCCCATTGCGTGGCAGTCGGAGTCGGCTTTCGGTTCTGA
- the metH gene encoding methionine synthase, whose product MTVAHTNSSIEQLLHERILILDGAMGTMIQQRKLDETAFRGERFKDWKKDLKGHNDLLNLTQPTIIEEIHRQYLEAGADIVETNTFNSQTISLADYGMDALGYELSKAGAECAKRAVEAVQRAQPGRRCFVAGAIGPTTKTSSISTDVNNPAARGAIYEELVGAYGQQVRGLLDGGADLLLVETIFDTLNAKAAFFAIQQAFASGARRVPIMASVTFIQAGSNRGVTGQTVEAFWNSISHVPLLSVGMNCALGPKEMRPLIEELSQIAPIYISAHPNAGLPNPLLPTGFPETPETLAPQLREWAENGWLNIVGGCCGTTPSHIKRIAEAVRGVKPHALSTVDPYTRLSGLEAVTIRPDSNFVNIGERTNVTGSPAFAKLILAGDYEAALSVARQQVEGGAQIVDINMDEGMLDSEAAMEKFLRLVASEPDICKVPIMVDSSKWEVLETGLKNIQGKAVVNSISMKEGEQKFIDQATLIHRYGAAVVVMAFDEKGQADTLERKQEICARSYKILTEQVGFPPQDIIFDPNILTVATGIDEHNNYAINFIEATRWIKQHLPGAKVSGGISNISFSFRGNNVVREAMHAAFLYHAIKAGLDMGIVNAGQLAVYEEIPKDLLELVEDVLFNRRPDATERLVNFAETVKAKGKAAVKDDEWRQGTVEERLSHALVKGITDYIDQDTEEARQKYPKPLEVIEGPLMAGMNIVGDLFGSGKMFLPQVVKSARVMKKAVAYLMPYMEEEKKRSGNFRAQGKVLLATVKGDVHDIGKNIVGVVLGCNNYEVIDLGVMVSCEKILAAARENKADIIGLSGLITPSLDEMVHVAKEMTREGFDVPLLIGGATTSKAHTAVKIAPSYAPGVVHVLDASRAVGVVGSLVSQTKREGFVRQVQDDYARMRQAHQDRGAKPLLSIAQVRANRFMSDWANVDIPVPRALGVRTIADQPLVELIPYIDWSPFFHTWELRGRYPTIFDEPTVGPRAKELYEDARRLLDEIIHKKQLKARGVYGFFPASSVEDDIELYQDTSRKTVLTTIHHLRQQSEKPAGQPNLALADYVAPKECGRQDYIGAFAVTTGIELDELCRRFDNDHDDYNSIMVKALADRLAEAFAECLHKRVREEWGYGKHEQLTSDDLIREKYRGIRPAPGYPACPDHTEKGLLFDLLSAEQNSGITLTESYAMLPTASVSGFYFAHPEAKYFAVGKIGKDQVEDYARRKEMDLCTVERWLSPNLNYEPE is encoded by the coding sequence ATGACGGTTGCCCACACGAATAGCAGTATTGAGCAGCTTCTTCATGAGCGGATTCTAATCCTCGATGGAGCGATGGGGACCATGATCCAGCAACGTAAGCTGGACGAGACCGCCTTTCGTGGCGAGCGCTTCAAGGATTGGAAAAAAGATCTGAAGGGACACAACGATCTGTTGAACCTTACGCAGCCCACCATCATCGAAGAGATTCATCGACAGTACTTAGAAGCTGGTGCGGATATTGTTGAAACCAATACATTTAATTCCCAGACGATCTCCTTGGCGGATTATGGGATGGACGCCCTTGGCTATGAACTGTCCAAAGCTGGTGCAGAGTGTGCCAAGCGAGCCGTCGAGGCGGTGCAGCGAGCGCAACCTGGACGGCGGTGTTTCGTCGCTGGAGCCATCGGACCGACGACCAAGACCTCCTCGATTTCCACCGATGTCAACAATCCGGCAGCTCGAGGGGCCATCTATGAAGAGTTGGTGGGTGCCTATGGCCAACAAGTTAGGGGCTTGCTCGACGGCGGTGCGGATCTTCTGCTCGTGGAGACGATCTTTGACACGCTGAATGCGAAGGCCGCATTTTTTGCGATCCAACAGGCGTTTGCATCCGGCGCGCGCCGGGTTCCAATTATGGCATCGGTGACGTTCATCCAGGCCGGCAGCAATCGTGGAGTGACTGGGCAGACCGTCGAAGCCTTCTGGAATTCGATCTCCCATGTGCCATTGTTGAGCGTCGGGATGAATTGTGCACTCGGCCCAAAAGAGATGCGTCCGTTGATCGAAGAATTATCACAGATCGCGCCGATCTATATCAGCGCCCATCCCAACGCCGGTCTGCCGAATCCGTTGTTGCCGACAGGCTTTCCCGAAACGCCAGAGACCTTAGCGCCGCAACTGCGCGAGTGGGCTGAAAATGGGTGGCTGAATATCGTCGGTGGCTGTTGCGGCACCACGCCATCTCATATCAAGCGCATTGCCGAAGCCGTGCGTGGGGTGAAGCCGCATGCGCTCTCTACGGTTGATCCCTACACAAGATTGAGCGGCCTTGAAGCCGTCACGATCAGGCCCGATTCGAACTTCGTGAATATCGGTGAACGAACGAATGTGACCGGTTCGCCGGCCTTTGCGAAGCTGATTCTGGCCGGTGATTATGAGGCAGCGCTGTCGGTGGCGCGTCAGCAAGTGGAGGGCGGAGCCCAGATTGTTGACATCAATATGGACGAAGGCATGCTTGATTCCGAGGCTGCCATGGAGAAGTTTCTTCGTCTGGTCGCGTCGGAGCCGGACATCTGCAAAGTGCCTATCATGGTGGATAGTTCCAAATGGGAGGTGCTGGAGACTGGCTTGAAGAACATTCAAGGCAAAGCCGTCGTCAACAGTATCAGCATGAAAGAAGGCGAACAGAAATTCATCGACCAGGCGACCCTCATCCATCGCTATGGTGCGGCTGTTGTCGTCATGGCGTTCGATGAAAAGGGCCAGGCCGATACGTTGGAGCGGAAGCAGGAGATCTGCGCGCGCTCGTACAAGATCCTCACGGAGCAAGTCGGCTTTCCTCCGCAAGACATTATCTTCGATCCGAACATCTTGACTGTCGCAACGGGGATTGACGAGCACAACAACTACGCGATCAATTTCATCGAGGCCACGCGCTGGATCAAACAGCATCTGCCGGGTGCGAAGGTCAGCGGGGGGATCAGCAACATCTCCTTTTCCTTCCGTGGCAACAATGTGGTGCGGGAAGCGATGCACGCCGCCTTCCTATACCACGCCATCAAGGCCGGGTTGGATATGGGCATCGTCAACGCTGGCCAGCTGGCGGTGTATGAGGAGATTCCGAAGGACTTGCTCGAACTTGTCGAGGACGTGTTGTTTAATCGACGACCCGATGCGACCGAACGACTGGTGAATTTTGCCGAGACGGTGAAGGCGAAGGGGAAAGCGGCTGTTAAGGACGATGAGTGGCGTCAGGGGACGGTTGAGGAGCGGCTCTCCCATGCGCTGGTCAAGGGCATCACCGACTACATCGATCAGGATACGGAAGAGGCGCGTCAGAAATACCCAAAGCCTCTGGAAGTGATCGAAGGCCCGCTGATGGCCGGGATGAATATCGTCGGCGACCTATTTGGATCAGGCAAGATGTTCTTGCCGCAGGTCGTCAAGAGCGCGCGGGTCATGAAGAAGGCCGTGGCCTATCTCATGCCGTATATGGAAGAAGAGAAGAAGCGGTCCGGTAATTTTCGGGCGCAGGGGAAGGTCTTGCTTGCGACCGTGAAGGGAGATGTGCACGACATCGGAAAAAACATTGTCGGCGTTGTCCTTGGCTGTAACAACTATGAGGTTATCGATCTTGGTGTGATGGTATCCTGCGAGAAAATTCTTGCCGCGGCTCGTGAGAACAAAGCCGACATCATCGGCCTGAGCGGGCTCATTACGCCCTCACTCGATGAGATGGTCCATGTGGCGAAGGAAATGACGCGCGAGGGGTTCGATGTGCCTCTCTTAATCGGCGGCGCCACGACCAGCAAGGCCCACACGGCGGTCAAGATTGCTCCCTCCTATGCGCCGGGCGTGGTCCATGTGCTTGATGCCTCTCGTGCAGTGGGTGTCGTGGGGAGTTTGGTGAGCCAAACCAAGAGGGAAGGTTTCGTTCGACAAGTACAGGACGACTATGCGCGAATGAGACAAGCGCATCAGGATCGAGGAGCCAAGCCGCTTCTTTCGATCGCCCAGGTGCGCGCCAATCGGTTCATGTCCGACTGGGCGAATGTCGATATTCCCGTGCCCAGGGCGTTGGGCGTCCGGACGATTGCCGATCAACCGTTGGTCGAGTTGATTCCCTACATCGATTGGTCGCCCTTCTTCCATACGTGGGAACTCAGAGGTCGGTATCCGACGATCTTTGATGAACCAACTGTCGGCCCTAGGGCGAAGGAATTGTATGAGGATGCGAGACGCCTCCTGGATGAGATTATTCATAAGAAACAACTCAAAGCCAGAGGGGTCTATGGGTTCTTCCCTGCATCGAGTGTTGAGGATGATATTGAGCTCTATCAGGATACGTCTCGAAAGACGGTGCTCACCACGATCCATCATCTGCGACAGCAATCGGAGAAGCCTGCCGGACAGCCCAATCTCGCACTGGCTGATTATGTTGCACCGAAGGAATGCGGTCGGCAGGATTACATCGGAGCGTTTGCCGTAACAACCGGCATCGAGCTAGATGAGCTCTGTCGGAGGTTTGATAACGACCATGATGATTACAATTCGATCATGGTAAAGGCTCTTGCGGATCGACTGGCAGAAGCCTTTGCGGAATGTCTCCACAAGCGAGTTAGAGAAGAGTGGGGATACGGGAAGCATGAACAGCTGACGAGTGACGATCTGATCCGTGAGAAATACCGCGGCATCCGGCCAGCACCTGGATATCCGGCTTGTCCGGACCATACGGAAAAGGGGTTGCTGTTTGACCTCTTATCGGCAGAACAGAACAGCGGCATCACTCTGACCGAAAGCTATGCCATGTTGCCAACCGCGTCAGTGAGCGGGTTCTATTTCGCCCATCCGGAGGCGAAATATTTCGCAGTGGGGAAGATCGGGAAAGATCAGGTCGAAGACTATGCCCGTCGTAAGGAAATGGATCTGTGCACCGTCGAACGCTGGCTCTCGCCGAATCTGAATTACGAGCCTGAATGA
- a CDS encoding response regulator yields the protein MATLLDQTTHQALLDNRNILVVDDEESIRRLLAYLLQSHGYTVDCAADAREARQKLSDQPFALMLCDVNMPGESGMDLVRNLLSDQNHTAAIMVTGLDSSVLANAALDGGAFGYIVKPFESNEVLIDVANALRRRRLEMENRLHRENLEDVVRTRTLALQQALDWLERSEKELRLSREETIQRLAIAAEFRDHATAQHIQRMSHYCEMLARKAGLSPERCDLIRTASPMHDIGKIGTPDHVLLKPGKFTPEEFGVIAQHAEIGYKILSGSEAELLKVAAVIAYTHHERFDGTGYPRKLQGEAIPIEGRIAAIADAFDALTTQRVYKPAFEVSHAIELMLKHRSEHFDPELLDVFVASTEELVRIHDQYADRVHSNTFRQP from the coding sequence ATGGCAACCCTCCTAGACCAGACCACTCATCAAGCCCTGCTCGATAATCGTAACATTCTGGTGGTTGACGATGAAGAGTCGATTAGGCGCCTCCTCGCCTATTTGCTCCAATCCCATGGGTATACGGTCGACTGCGCCGCTGATGCCCGAGAGGCCCGGCAAAAGCTGAGCGATCAGCCTTTCGCCTTGATGCTGTGCGATGTCAATATGCCGGGAGAATCGGGCATGGACCTGGTGCGCAACCTTCTCTCAGACCAGAACCATACAGCAGCCATCATGGTCACAGGCCTCGACAGCTCCGTCCTGGCCAACGCCGCACTCGACGGCGGCGCGTTCGGCTATATCGTCAAGCCGTTCGAATCCAATGAAGTGCTCATCGACGTCGCCAATGCCCTCCGCCGCCGCCGGCTTGAGATGGAAAACCGCCTCCATCGTGAGAATCTTGAGGATGTTGTCCGAACAAGAACACTCGCGTTACAGCAAGCGTTGGACTGGCTCGAACGTAGCGAAAAAGAGCTCCGACTGTCTCGCGAGGAAACCATTCAGCGGCTCGCCATTGCCGCGGAGTTCCGGGACCATGCCACCGCTCAACATATTCAACGTATGAGCCATTATTGTGAGATGCTCGCACGCAAAGCCGGTCTGTCGCCTGAACGATGCGACTTAATTCGGACAGCGAGCCCCATGCACGACATCGGAAAAATCGGCACCCCGGATCATGTGTTGCTGAAACCCGGGAAGTTCACACCAGAGGAATTCGGGGTGATCGCGCAGCACGCCGAGATTGGGTATAAAATCCTCAGCGGGTCGGAGGCAGAGCTGCTAAAAGTCGCGGCCGTCATCGCCTACACCCACCATGAGCGCTTCGACGGCACAGGATATCCTCGCAAGTTACAAGGCGAGGCCATTCCCATCGAAGGCCGCATTGCCGCGATTGCTGACGCGTTTGATGCCCTGACCACGCAGCGGGTCTACAAGCCGGCCTTTGAAGTCAGCCATGCGATTGAGCTCATGCTCAAGCACCGAAGTGAACATTTCGACCCAGAGCTGCTCGATGTCTTTGTCGCATCTACGGAGGAACTAGTGCGCATCCACGATCAATACGCAGACCGAGTACACTCCAATACGTTCCGCCAACCATAA
- a CDS encoding ribonuclease PH, with protein MVRFDGRRRDQVRPVKVTRNFTKHAEGAVLIEMGDTKVICTASVEEKVPPFLKGKGTGWVTAEYAMLPRATHERSPREAVKGKQGGRTLEIQRLVGRALRSVTDMSQLGERSIWIDCDVIQADGGTRTASITGAFIALADACAMLKKRDLLKKIPLTDYLAAISVGKVGGEVMVDLAYTEDSMAEVDMNLVMTGRGRYVEVQGTAERTPFAKQDMDEFLNFGWQAIQRLTAIQKELIGALD; from the coding sequence TTGGTCCGTTTCGATGGGCGTCGCCGAGATCAGGTTCGCCCGGTGAAAGTGACCCGCAACTTTACCAAACATGCCGAAGGTGCGGTTCTGATCGAAATGGGAGATACGAAGGTTATTTGCACGGCGTCTGTTGAAGAAAAGGTGCCACCTTTTCTCAAAGGCAAGGGGACTGGATGGGTGACAGCCGAATATGCCATGTTGCCGCGTGCCACTCATGAGCGATCGCCACGAGAGGCGGTCAAGGGAAAGCAAGGCGGCCGGACTCTGGAGATTCAACGCCTCGTCGGACGTGCGCTGCGGTCGGTAACGGATATGTCGCAACTGGGTGAGCGGTCCATTTGGATCGACTGCGATGTGATCCAAGCAGATGGGGGGACCAGAACTGCGTCCATCACCGGCGCCTTTATCGCTTTGGCGGATGCCTGCGCCATGCTAAAAAAAAGGGATCTCCTGAAGAAGATTCCCCTGACCGATTACTTGGCGGCCATCAGCGTCGGAAAAGTTGGCGGAGAAGTGATGGTGGATCTGGCCTATACCGAAGATTCTATGGCGGAAGTGGATATGAACCTCGTGATGACTGGTCGTGGCCGGTATGTCGAGGTACAGGGTACGGCGGAACGTACGCCATTCGCAAAGCAAGATATGGATGAGTTTCTGAATTTCGGCTGGCAGGCCATCCAACGATTAACCGCCATTCAGAAAGAGCTGATCGGTGCACTCGACTGA
- a CDS encoding XTP/dITP diphosphatase — protein MKEILLATRNSDKVRELAALLGDLGIRIRTLADFPTAPEVDEDGETCEANARKKAREIAAVTGLLSVADDTGLEVDALGGRPGVFAARYAGEGATYEDNCRKLIKELDGVPQARRTARFVTVAALAMPGGETRVATGTLVGVIAEASVGVQGFGYDPVFFVPELGRTLAELTAEEKNRISHRAKAFRAMADMLRPLAAERL, from the coding sequence ATCAAAGAGATCCTCCTCGCGACCAGAAATTCTGACAAAGTCAGGGAGCTCGCGGCTCTTCTTGGAGATCTTGGCATTCGCATCCGTACCCTGGCCGATTTCCCGACCGCACCGGAAGTCGACGAAGACGGTGAAACCTGTGAAGCGAACGCACGAAAAAAGGCAAGAGAGATCGCTGCTGTGACAGGCCTCCTGTCGGTTGCGGATGATACAGGACTCGAAGTTGATGCGTTGGGTGGAAGGCCAGGTGTCTTTGCGGCCCGATATGCGGGAGAAGGCGCCACCTACGAAGACAACTGTAGGAAGCTGATCAAGGAATTGGATGGCGTGCCGCAGGCCAGGCGGACTGCCCGGTTTGTAACAGTCGCTGCCTTGGCGATGCCGGGAGGAGAGACTCGAGTAGCTACTGGCACGCTTGTTGGTGTCATCGCTGAAGCGTCGGTTGGTGTGCAAGGGTTTGGGTACGACCCTGTATTCTTCGTTCCGGAGCTCGGTCGTACGTTGGCTGAATTGACGGCTGAAGAAAAGAACCGTATCAGCCATCGGGCTAAGGCATTTCGAGCCATGGCCGACATGCTTCGACCGTTAGCCGCTGAAAGGCTCTGA